In one Rhodococcus sp. B50 genomic region, the following are encoded:
- the meaB gene encoding methylmalonyl Co-A mutase-associated GTPase MeaB: MNIGELIDAARGGSPRAAGRLLTLVEGPRRNEVLALLEPARARVVGFTGPPGAGKSTTVGALTTAYRERGLRVAVLAVDPSSPYSGGALLGDRIRMAAHVGDSGVFVRSVASRGHLGGLAAAVPASIRLLAALGYDVILLESVGVGQSEIEIASVAEPTVVILNPGGGDAVQAAKAGLLEVADLIVVNKADREGADQTVRDLRGDVKVPILKLVAATGQGVDDLVDAIEAHQRADTAERRAARARSQILSLAHTLLRDHSELDALAEAVAEGRDDPYSAAARLVEGVCVSAQS; the protein is encoded by the coding sequence GTGAACATCGGTGAACTGATCGACGCGGCACGCGGGGGCTCCCCGCGTGCCGCGGGTCGATTGCTGACTCTCGTCGAGGGGCCGCGCCGGAACGAGGTGCTCGCGCTGCTCGAACCTGCCCGCGCGCGCGTCGTCGGATTCACCGGCCCACCCGGCGCCGGCAAGTCCACCACCGTCGGGGCGCTCACCACCGCCTACCGCGAACGGGGACTGCGGGTCGCGGTGCTGGCCGTCGACCCGTCGTCGCCCTACAGCGGAGGTGCGTTGCTCGGCGACCGCATCCGCATGGCCGCGCATGTCGGGGACTCGGGCGTGTTCGTCCGTTCGGTGGCATCCCGCGGACATCTCGGCGGACTCGCGGCCGCCGTCCCGGCGTCGATACGGCTGCTCGCGGCACTCGGCTACGACGTGATCCTGCTCGAATCCGTGGGTGTGGGGCAGTCGGAGATCGAGATCGCCTCGGTCGCCGAACCCACCGTCGTCATCCTCAATCCCGGTGGGGGAGACGCCGTCCAGGCCGCCAAGGCCGGACTGCTCGAGGTCGCCGACCTCATCGTCGTCAACAAGGCCGATCGCGAGGGCGCCGATCAGACCGTGCGCGATCTCCGTGGAGACGTGAAGGTCCCGATCCTCAAGCTCGTCGCGGCGACCGGCCAGGGCGTCGACGACCTCGTCGACGCGATCGAGGCGCATCAACGGGCCGACACGGCCGAGCGTCGCGCTGCGAGGGCCCGCAGCCAGATCCTGTCGCTGGCACACACCCTCCTGCGCGATCACTCGGAGCTGGATGCGCTTGCAGAGGCAGTCGCGGAGGGTCGCGACGATCCGTATTCGGCGGCCGCGCGCCTCGTCGAGGGTGTGTGCGTATCCGCGCAGTCGTGA
- a CDS encoding class I adenylate-forming enzyme family protein — translation MNLSMILEMAASTGERAVATVGNRTLTAAGLDALARRAAAQFRDHPAVLYLGSNHLAYPVALFGSALAGVPFVPLNYRLGDQQLNALKAKHPGALVLEQEDLDALVDDSYATGDPEPPLEPQWDGDTVAAIIYTSGTTSDPKPAILRHRHLLAYVLNTMEFGSAAETDASLVSVPPYHIAGLTNLLSNFYTGRRVVYLPAFDPQVWLETVRRERVTHAMLVPTMLARIVTALGDDTADTPTLASLAYGGSRTPRPVLEHALRAFPDTGFVNAYGLTETASSVAVLGPDDHRTAFTSDDPDVRDRLGSVGRPLPGIEIEIRSGEGEPVPVGETGLIFVRGEQISGEYGNRSVLDAEGWFSTRDLGRLDVDGYLYVEGRSDDTIIRGGENIAPAEIEDVLLSHPGIVEAAVIGVSDAEWGQRIVAVLVGDGDPDEIRRWVKERLRSSKTPDNIVFRDELPKTETGKLLRRTLLAELEATHA, via the coding sequence ATGAACCTAAGCATGATTCTAGAAATGGCCGCAAGCACCGGCGAGCGAGCAGTTGCGACCGTCGGGAACCGGACCCTCACCGCTGCCGGTCTCGACGCCCTCGCACGTCGTGCCGCCGCGCAGTTCCGGGATCATCCGGCGGTGCTCTACCTGGGGTCCAACCATCTCGCGTATCCGGTGGCGCTGTTCGGTTCGGCGCTGGCCGGGGTTCCCTTCGTGCCGCTCAACTATCGCCTCGGCGACCAGCAGTTGAACGCGCTGAAGGCCAAGCACCCCGGCGCCCTCGTGCTCGAACAGGAGGACCTCGACGCCCTCGTCGACGACTCCTATGCCACGGGCGATCCCGAACCGCCACTCGAACCGCAATGGGACGGCGACACGGTCGCCGCGATCATCTACACGAGTGGCACCACCTCGGATCCGAAGCCCGCGATCCTCCGGCACCGGCACCTGCTCGCCTACGTGCTCAACACGATGGAGTTCGGTTCGGCCGCCGAGACCGACGCCTCGCTCGTGTCGGTCCCGCCGTACCACATCGCCGGTCTGACCAACCTGCTGTCGAACTTCTACACCGGTCGCCGGGTGGTGTACCTGCCTGCCTTCGACCCTCAGGTGTGGCTCGAGACGGTACGGCGCGAACGCGTCACCCACGCGATGCTCGTCCCGACGATGCTCGCCCGCATCGTGACCGCCCTCGGCGACGACACGGCCGACACGCCGACGCTGGCGAGTCTCGCCTACGGCGGGTCGCGCACGCCCCGCCCGGTCCTCGAGCATGCGCTGCGGGCCTTCCCCGACACCGGTTTCGTCAACGCCTACGGTCTCACCGAAACCGCGTCGTCGGTCGCGGTTCTCGGGCCCGACGACCACCGCACGGCCTTCACCTCCGACGATCCCGACGTCCGCGACCGCCTCGGTTCGGTGGGCCGGCCGCTCCCCGGGATCGAGATCGAGATCCGTTCCGGGGAGGGCGAACCCGTCCCGGTCGGCGAGACCGGCCTGATCTTCGTCCGCGGCGAACAGATTTCGGGCGAATACGGCAACCGCAGCGTCCTCGACGCCGAAGGATGGTTCTCCACCCGCGATCTCGGCCGGCTCGACGTCGACGGATATCTGTACGTCGAGGGCCGCTCCGACGACACGATCATCCGCGGCGGCGAGAACATCGCCCCCGCCGAGATCGAGGACGTCCTGCTCTCCCATCCGGGCATCGTCGAGGCCGCCGTCATCGGTGTGTCCGATGCCGAGTGGGGACAGCGCATCGTCGCCGTCCTCGTCGGCGACGGTGATCCGGACGAGATCCGCCGGTGGGTCAAGGAACGCCTACGTTCCTCGAAGACCCCCGACAACATCGTCTTCCGGGACGAACTCCCCAAGACCGAGACCGGAAAGCTCTTGCGTCGCACCCTTCTCGCCGAACTGGAGGCCACCCATGCCTGA
- a CDS encoding TetR/AcrR family transcriptional regulator: MTGPSEEPAWKQRAVERSIRTAKLRAEQRVQRFLDAAQAIITEKGSTDFTVQEVVDRSKQSLRSFYLQFDGKHELLLALFEDALSRSADQIRAAAAGEKAPLDQLRVAVELLFESSRPDPTAQRPLFTDFAPQLLLTHPAEVKVAHAPMLALFTELMEKVDAEGSLREGLNPKRMAAMTMQTVMFIAQSSGGDDNTNRPITSDEVWNFCSQGFAAS; this comes from the coding sequence GTGACGGGCCCCAGCGAAGAACCAGCCTGGAAGCAACGCGCAGTCGAGCGCTCCATCCGGACCGCCAAACTGCGCGCCGAGCAGCGCGTCCAGCGCTTCCTCGACGCCGCGCAGGCGATCATCACGGAAAAGGGCAGCACCGACTTCACCGTCCAGGAGGTCGTCGACCGCTCCAAGCAGTCGCTTCGCAGCTTCTACCTGCAGTTCGACGGTAAGCACGAGTTGCTGCTCGCCCTCTTCGAGGACGCCCTGAGCCGCTCCGCCGACCAGATCCGCGCCGCTGCCGCCGGCGAGAAGGCTCCTCTCGATCAGCTGCGCGTCGCGGTGGAGTTGCTGTTCGAGTCGTCCCGGCCCGATCCCACGGCCCAGCGACCGCTGTTCACCGACTTCGCTCCCCAGCTGCTGCTCACCCACCCCGCAGAGGTGAAGGTCGCGCACGCGCCCATGCTCGCGCTGTTCACGGAGCTGATGGAGAAGGTCGATGCCGAAGGCAGCCTGCGCGAGGGATTGAACCCGAAGCGGATGGCTGCCATGACGATGCAGACCGTGATGTTCATCGCTCAGTCCAGCGGAGGGGACGACAACACGAACCGCCCCATCACGTCCGACGAGGTCTGGAACTTCTGCTCGCAGGGATTCGCCGCCTCGTAG
- a CDS encoding SDR family oxidoreductase → MTDTPQLSGKVAIVTGAGGGIGRAYSCGLAEAGAAVVLADVNLASAQAAADELAADGHRVLAVGVDVRDEAGTAEMAATAAEHFGSVDILVNNAGLMAEVVGEGSLTTMELDLWNRTLAVNLTGPLLCTRAVVPYMKERGYGKIVNQSSSGAFMAAQAYGITKLGLVSMTVSLSRELAPFGIRVNAIAPGMVNTEAGSIASPPELKEMVKHAIPFPFGEPEELIPGLLYLVSSGSDWVTGHTLNIDGGWVVRV, encoded by the coding sequence ATGACAGACACTCCCCAGTTGAGCGGCAAGGTCGCCATCGTCACCGGTGCCGGCGGCGGGATCGGCCGGGCCTACTCCTGCGGCCTCGCCGAGGCCGGAGCGGCAGTCGTCCTCGCGGACGTCAACCTCGCATCCGCTCAGGCCGCGGCGGACGAACTCGCGGCGGACGGTCACCGTGTCCTGGCCGTCGGAGTCGACGTCCGCGACGAGGCCGGCACGGCCGAGATGGCCGCGACCGCCGCCGAGCACTTCGGATCGGTCGACATCCTGGTCAACAATGCGGGACTGATGGCCGAGGTCGTCGGCGAAGGATCCCTCACGACGATGGAACTCGACCTGTGGAACCGCACCCTCGCCGTCAACCTGACCGGCCCGCTCCTGTGCACCCGCGCCGTGGTGCCGTACATGAAGGAGCGCGGCTACGGCAAGATCGTCAATCAGTCCTCGAGCGGCGCGTTCATGGCCGCGCAGGCCTACGGCATCACCAAACTCGGTCTCGTGAGCATGACGGTCTCGCTGTCACGCGAGTTGGCGCCGTTCGGTATTCGTGTGAACGCGATCGCTCCCGGCATGGTCAACACCGAGGCCGGTTCGATCGCGTCGCCGCCCGAGCTCAAGGAGATGGTCAAGCACGCCATCCCGTTCCCCTTCGGTGAGCCCGAGGAACTGATCCCCGGTCTGCTGTACCTCGTGTCGTCCGGCAGCGACTGGGTCACCGGCCATACCCTCAACATCGACGGTGGCTGG
- a CDS encoding zinc-binding dehydrogenase, which yields MRAWQFEGSGRPIALNEVPEPEPGPGEVVIDVAAAGLCHSDLMYMEVGESTMPFLPMTQGHENAGVVSALGDGVEGWKIGDVVGVCTSGVRPPLGMFAHGGFADKLVADARDLARVPDGLDLSLAALATDAGMTSYHAMIKAGRASAGVKVGVIGYGGLGQIGTRAAVLAGAEVHVAETKEAVWDLARQAGATDVVRDAAEWAGRGFDLVVDYAGFDTTQKAIDAIARGGTVVQVGLGLPTFTVRTPTILGKTLVGSLGGTVEDIEEVYELFVKREIEPAYTEIGFEEIGAGLERLRRNEVTGRLVARFGR from the coding sequence ATGAGGGCATGGCAATTCGAAGGGTCCGGACGGCCGATCGCGTTGAACGAGGTGCCGGAACCGGAACCCGGGCCGGGTGAGGTGGTGATCGACGTCGCGGCGGCCGGACTGTGCCACAGCGACCTGATGTACATGGAGGTCGGAGAGTCGACCATGCCGTTCCTCCCCATGACGCAGGGGCACGAGAACGCCGGCGTCGTCAGCGCGTTGGGTGACGGTGTGGAGGGCTGGAAGATCGGTGACGTCGTCGGCGTCTGTACCTCGGGGGTGCGGCCACCGCTCGGCATGTTCGCCCACGGTGGGTTCGCCGACAAGCTTGTCGCCGATGCCCGAGATCTCGCCCGGGTGCCCGACGGGCTGGATCTGTCGCTGGCCGCCCTCGCGACCGATGCGGGAATGACCTCATACCACGCCATGATCAAAGCCGGTCGTGCCTCGGCGGGGGTGAAGGTCGGCGTGATCGGATACGGCGGTCTGGGGCAGATCGGTACCCGCGCGGCTGTGCTGGCCGGCGCCGAGGTGCACGTGGCGGAGACGAAGGAGGCGGTCTGGGATCTCGCCCGGCAGGCCGGTGCGACGGATGTCGTGCGGGACGCAGCCGAATGGGCGGGTCGGGGATTCGACCTGGTGGTCGACTATGCGGGATTCGACACCACACAGAAGGCGATCGACGCCATCGCCAGGGGCGGCACCGTGGTGCAGGTCGGTCTGGGACTCCCGACGTTCACCGTCAGGACCCCGACGATCCTCGGCAAGACGCTCGTGGGTTCACTCGGAGGGACCGTCGAGGACATCGAGGAGGTGTACGAACTGTTCGTGAAACGCGAGATCGAACCCGCATACACCGAGATCGGCTTCGAGGAGATCGGTGCCGGGCTGGAACGTCTCCGGCGCAACGAGGTGACCGGACGGCTCGTCGCGCGCTTCGGCCGCTGA
- a CDS encoding SDR family NAD(P)-dependent oxidoreductase, with product MQVAGSSAIVVGGTGGLGQATVRRLHEAGAKVVVADVNDDKGKELEEELGVRYVRTDAGSEESVSAAIAEAESLAPLRISVDCHGGPAGGGRLVGKDGSPMALEAFTKTIESYLTSTFNVMRLAAAAIAKQDPFDDEGSRGVIVNTASIAGYEGQIGQLPYSAAKGGVIGMTLVAARDLSPLGIRVNTIAPGTILTPAYGKAGDQLEAYWGPQVPHPKRMGRPAEYATLVASIVENDYLNGEVIRLDGALRFPPK from the coding sequence ATGCAGGTAGCAGGAAGCTCCGCGATCGTCGTCGGCGGCACGGGTGGCCTCGGACAGGCCACCGTCCGGCGTCTCCACGAGGCAGGGGCGAAGGTCGTCGTCGCCGACGTCAACGACGACAAGGGCAAGGAACTCGAGGAGGAACTCGGTGTGCGGTACGTGCGCACCGACGCCGGCAGTGAGGAGTCCGTCTCGGCCGCGATCGCCGAAGCGGAATCGCTCGCACCGCTGCGCATCTCCGTGGACTGCCATGGCGGTCCGGCGGGGGGCGGACGCCTCGTGGGCAAGGACGGCAGCCCGATGGCGCTCGAGGCCTTCACCAAGACCATCGAGTCGTACCTGACGTCGACCTTCAACGTCATGCGTCTGGCCGCTGCCGCGATCGCCAAGCAGGACCCCTTCGACGACGAGGGCTCGCGCGGCGTCATCGTCAACACCGCCTCCATCGCCGGCTACGAGGGCCAGATCGGGCAGCTCCCCTACTCCGCTGCCAAGGGTGGCGTGATCGGCATGACGCTCGTCGCGGCGCGCGACCTGTCGCCGCTCGGTATCCGCGTCAACACCATCGCCCCGGGCACCATCCTCACTCCGGCCTACGGCAAGGCCGGCGATCAGCTCGAGGCGTACTGGGGTCCGCAGGTCCCTCATCCCAAGCGCATGGGCCGTCCCGCCGAGTACGCGACGCTCGTCGCCTCCATCGTCGAGAACGACTACCTCAACGGTGAGGTCATCCGTCTCGACGGCGCGCTGAGGTTCCCGCCGAAGTGA
- a CDS encoding acyl-CoA dehydrogenase family protein — MLFEFDSDQQLWQKTVREVTAKECPSTLVRTVVDNGADPAPLWKTYVGLGWTELVESEAAVELAIVLEELGRATDPTPFLATTTQFAPLVAGRTRPDRAGAAVYEGISAVRDADGWLLRGTAHRVLDGDRADDIAVVTEAGVFTVRADQVSAHRTSAFDPVLHLADIVFDDVRVDADPDTDVDVEKARHVALAGLAVTMVGACRRIVDLALDHVRNRQQFGVPIGSFQAVKHRAADMHVAVERARALAYFAALTIAEDDPRRRLAASMAKAAAGECQSTVFRSGLQLFGAMGFTWENDLQFALKRARAGEHMLGSAADHRALIAEEYRATLV; from the coding sequence ATGCTTTTCGAGTTCGACTCCGATCAGCAGTTGTGGCAGAAGACCGTCCGGGAAGTGACGGCGAAGGAATGCCCGTCGACACTCGTCCGCACTGTCGTCGACAACGGAGCCGATCCGGCACCGTTGTGGAAGACGTATGTGGGCCTGGGCTGGACGGAACTGGTCGAGTCCGAGGCTGCGGTGGAGCTCGCGATCGTCCTGGAGGAACTCGGCCGGGCAACCGACCCCACCCCTTTCCTCGCCACCACCACACAGTTCGCCCCGCTCGTCGCCGGCCGGACCCGACCCGATCGTGCGGGCGCAGCCGTGTACGAGGGCATCTCCGCTGTGCGTGACGCCGACGGCTGGCTGCTCCGCGGCACAGCGCACCGGGTGCTCGACGGCGACCGCGCCGACGACATCGCCGTCGTCACCGAGGCCGGTGTGTTCACCGTTCGGGCCGATCAGGTGTCGGCCCACCGCACGTCCGCCTTCGACCCGGTCCTGCACCTGGCCGACATCGTGTTCGACGACGTGCGGGTCGATGCGGACCCGGACACCGACGTCGATGTGGAGAAGGCGCGGCACGTCGCTCTTGCCGGTCTCGCCGTCACCATGGTCGGCGCCTGCCGTCGCATCGTGGATCTCGCGCTCGACCACGTGCGCAACCGGCAGCAGTTCGGTGTGCCGATCGGATCGTTCCAGGCCGTCAAACATCGCGCCGCCGACATGCATGTCGCCGTCGAACGCGCCCGCGCACTCGCGTATTTCGCAGCACTGACGATCGCAGAGGACGACCCGCGCCGTCGCCTCGCCGCCTCCATGGCCAAAGCCGCTGCAGGAGAATGCCAGTCGACGGTCTTCCGTAGCGGTCTGCAGTTGTTCGGCGCTATGGGCTTCACCTGGGAGAACGACCTGCAATTCGCGCTCAAGCGTGCCCGGGCGGGGGAGCACATGCTCGGCTCCGCCGCGGACCACCGCGCACTGATCGCCGAGGAGTACCGTGCAACTCTCGTTTGA
- a CDS encoding SDR family NAD(P)-dependent oxidoreductase — translation MKPLAGKVAFVAGASRGIGAAIAVALAEAGAAVAVAARSEQEGKLPGTIGSVAERITGAGGRALAVPCDVTDEQSVDAAIAATVAEFGGLDILVANAGVLWMGPIETTPVKRWQLCLDVNLTGVFTVTKAAIPHIRERGGGSLIAVTTSGVGMTDRGSNAYWVSKAAVERLYVGLAADLRSDNIAVNCLAPSRVVLTEGWTAGGGGREIPPEMVEPPETMGAAAVLLAQQDANGISGTVQRSESLVSARG, via the coding sequence GTGAAGCCACTCGCCGGAAAGGTCGCGTTCGTCGCCGGTGCCAGTCGTGGCATCGGCGCGGCGATCGCCGTCGCCCTTGCCGAGGCGGGGGCCGCGGTGGCGGTCGCAGCGCGATCGGAGCAGGAAGGCAAGCTGCCCGGCACCATCGGTTCGGTCGCCGAGCGGATCACCGGTGCCGGTGGACGGGCACTCGCGGTGCCGTGCGATGTCACGGACGAGCAGTCCGTCGACGCCGCGATCGCAGCGACGGTCGCCGAATTCGGCGGACTCGACATCCTCGTCGCGAACGCCGGGGTGCTGTGGATGGGACCGATCGAGACGACCCCTGTGAAACGCTGGCAGCTCTGCCTCGACGTCAATCTCACGGGCGTGTTCACCGTGACCAAGGCGGCGATCCCGCACATCCGCGAGCGCGGCGGCGGGTCGCTGATCGCGGTGACCACCAGTGGCGTGGGGATGACGGATCGCGGTTCGAACGCCTACTGGGTCTCCAAGGCCGCGGTCGAACGGCTCTATGTCGGGCTCGCCGCCGACCTGAGATCCGACAACATCGCGGTCAACTGCCTCGCGCCGTCGCGCGTCGTCCTTACCGAAGGGTGGACCGCCGGCGGCGGCGGACGCGAGATCCCACCCGAGATGGTCGAACCGCCGGAGACGATGGGCGCCGCCGCAGTGCTGCTCGCGCAGCAGGATGCGAATGGAATCTCCGGCACGGTGCAACGCTCGGAGAGCCTCGTGTCCGCGAGGGGATGA
- a CDS encoding acyl-CoA thioesterase, producing the protein MTELWNDLLACLDLRSSPRDEEHPESVVFEGSNQHLEYHRLFGGQLLGQFVRAAELTCPEKSIKSLHTVFAREGRADEPVRYETTRLHEGRTFATLTAVARQSKGVLATASVSLHVGEDGPEVQTVASVPPVFDESTRTEFSLIPWETRTTTDLEDRGVSTPEFEMWMRTPRVDETYPPALAAYATDLNLIGTALLAVDGFDHTGNGTAFTSAVTSHNLWFHRPFRSDDWLLLRQHSPLVAHGRCFGRGDLLTEKGSLVASFAQEALLRLP; encoded by the coding sequence GTGACCGAGTTGTGGAACGACCTCCTCGCCTGTCTCGACCTGCGCTCGTCCCCTCGGGACGAGGAGCACCCCGAGTCGGTGGTGTTCGAGGGCAGCAATCAGCACCTCGAATACCACCGGCTCTTCGGCGGTCAGCTGCTCGGCCAGTTCGTGCGCGCCGCCGAGCTGACCTGCCCCGAGAAGAGCATCAAGTCCCTGCACACCGTCTTCGCTCGCGAAGGACGCGCCGACGAGCCCGTCCGCTACGAGACCACCCGCCTGCACGAGGGCCGGACCTTCGCCACGCTGACAGCGGTCGCCCGTCAATCGAAGGGCGTGCTCGCCACCGCGTCGGTGTCCCTCCACGTCGGTGAGGACGGCCCCGAGGTCCAGACCGTGGCATCCGTGCCGCCGGTGTTCGACGAGAGCACGCGCACCGAGTTCTCGTTGATCCCGTGGGAGACCCGTACGACGACCGATCTCGAGGACCGCGGGGTCTCGACCCCCGAGTTCGAGATGTGGATGCGCACCCCCCGAGTCGACGAGACGTATCCGCCGGCGCTCGCCGCCTACGCCACCGACCTCAACCTGATCGGCACCGCACTGCTCGCCGTTGACGGCTTCGACCACACCGGCAACGGAACGGCGTTCACATCGGCGGTCACCTCGCACAACCTGTGGTTCCACCGCCCGTTCCGCAGCGACGACTGGCTGCTGCTGCGTCAGCACAGCCCCCTCGTGGCCCACGGACGGTGCTTCGGCCGCGGCGACCTGCTCACCGAGAAGGGTTCTCTCGTCGCCTCTTTCGCTCAGGAAGCCCTGCTGCGCCTGCCCTGA
- a CDS encoding NAD(P)H-dependent amine dehydrogenase family protein, which translates to MQRQSAPDNAVVDISTPRPLRVVQWATGTIGTRALRAVIDHPSLELVGVYVHSDDKAGRDAGELCGRDPIGVRATSNADEIIELGADCVLYMPLLFDLDEVCRILASGTDIVTTRGEFHRPAGMDPVVREAVAAACALGGTSIHSTGSSPGFVTEAVPLVLTSIQRRLDHLAIDEYADLSQRNSPGILFDVMGFGGDAGEFADARLAHVESNFGPSLAALADALGLTLDTIHTTGELATARSTVTIAAGTIEAGTVAAQRITVSGIRDGRELMRFRPTWYCTDQLDADWDLHATGWHITVDGDAPLDIDMRFPIPLERMSEISPSYTANRAVNSIAAVCAAQPGIRTTVELPLVVPVLA; encoded by the coding sequence ATGCAACGACAGTCCGCCCCCGACAACGCCGTCGTCGACATCTCGACGCCTCGCCCTCTGCGGGTGGTGCAGTGGGCGACCGGGACGATCGGCACTCGCGCCCTGCGCGCGGTGATCGATCATCCCTCGCTCGAACTCGTCGGCGTGTACGTGCACAGCGACGACAAGGCCGGCCGCGACGCGGGCGAGCTGTGCGGACGCGACCCGATCGGTGTGCGCGCCACCAGCAACGCCGACGAGATCATCGAACTCGGGGCGGACTGCGTGCTGTACATGCCACTGCTGTTCGATCTCGACGAAGTGTGCCGAATTCTCGCCTCCGGCACCGATATCGTCACCACCCGCGGTGAGTTCCACCGACCGGCGGGTATGGATCCGGTGGTGCGCGAGGCCGTGGCGGCCGCGTGCGCACTCGGCGGTACGTCGATCCACAGCACCGGCAGCAGCCCCGGTTTCGTCACCGAGGCCGTTCCGCTCGTGCTCACATCCATCCAGCGGAGACTGGACCATCTCGCGATCGACGAGTACGCCGATCTCTCCCAGCGGAACTCGCCCGGAATCCTGTTCGACGTCATGGGATTCGGCGGTGATGCCGGCGAGTTCGCGGACGCCCGGCTCGCCCACGTGGAATCGAACTTCGGACCGTCGCTGGCCGCCCTCGCCGACGCACTCGGCCTGACCCTCGACACCATCCACACCACGGGCGAACTCGCCACGGCACGGTCCACGGTCACCATCGCCGCCGGCACGATCGAAGCAGGAACGGTGGCCGCGCAACGCATCACGGTCTCCGGTATCCGCGACGGCCGGGAATTGATGCGGTTCCGGCCCACCTGGTACTGCACCGATCAACTCGATGCCGACTGGGATCTGCATGCCACCGGATGGCACATCACCGTCGACGGCGACGCACCCCTCGACATCGACATGCGTTTCCCCATCCCGCTCGAGCGAATGAGCGAGATCTCGCCGTCGTACACCGCCAATCGTGCGGTGAACTCGATCGCGGCGGTGTGCGCGGCGCAGCCTGGGATCCGGACGACCGTCGAACTCCCGCTCGTCGTCCCGGTTCTGGCCTGA
- a CDS encoding thiolase family protein, whose amino-acid sequence MPDAVIVSALRTPIGTAVKGTLRDTDAFALAEHIVSATAEDLDPSLIDDVILGEGLYGGGVIARHAALTAGLTHVPGLAQNRHCAASLSTVQSAAASIRSGMDRIVIAGGVNSASTSPRSLIRKGEEWVPWMSPSHPDSPEAPNRDMSITVGWNAAVKAGVSREEMDAWALRSHQVAIRAIDEGRFKEEIVPIDTPHGLFDTDEHPRRETSLEKLASLKVLHPEIEGFSITAGNACGGNDAAAALAIASSDLGLPALGRVLSWASVGVDPAITGLAPVEAIPKALRRAGLTFCDVDLFEINEAFAAQCVACIKLLDIDPEKVNVSGSGCSLGHPVAATGARMLVTLTHELRRRGGGIGVASMCAGGGMGSAVVIEVPAP is encoded by the coding sequence ATGCCTGATGCCGTGATCGTTTCCGCCCTGCGCACCCCGATCGGCACCGCCGTCAAGGGCACGCTGCGCGACACCGATGCCTTCGCCCTCGCGGAGCACATCGTCTCCGCGACCGCCGAGGACCTCGACCCGAGCCTCATCGACGACGTGATCCTCGGTGAGGGCCTGTACGGCGGCGGTGTGATCGCCCGGCACGCGGCCCTCACCGCCGGCCTGACCCACGTGCCCGGTCTCGCGCAGAACCGGCACTGCGCGGCGAGCCTGTCGACCGTGCAGTCCGCTGCCGCGAGCATCCGCTCGGGCATGGACCGCATCGTGATCGCGGGTGGCGTGAACTCCGCCTCCACCTCGCCGCGGTCGCTCATCCGGAAGGGTGAGGAGTGGGTGCCGTGGATGTCGCCCAGCCACCCCGACAGCCCCGAGGCCCCCAACCGCGACATGTCCATCACCGTCGGCTGGAATGCCGCGGTGAAGGCCGGTGTCAGCCGCGAGGAGATGGACGCGTGGGCGCTGCGTTCGCACCAGGTCGCGATCCGGGCCATCGACGAGGGCCGCTTCAAGGAGGAGATCGTCCCGATCGACACCCCGCACGGCCTGTTCGACACCGATGAGCATCCGCGCCGGGAGACGAGCCTCGAGAAGCTCGCGTCCCTGAAGGTGCTGCATCCGGAAATCGAGGGCTTCAGCATCACCGCCGGTAATGCCTGCGGAGGCAACGACGCTGCGGCCGCACTGGCCATCGCCAGCAGTGATCTCGGTCTGCCCGCGCTCGGCAGGGTCCTGTCGTGGGCATCGGTGGGCGTCGACCCGGCCATCACCGGACTCGCGCCGGTCGAGGCGATCCCGAAGGCGCTCCGCCGTGCCGGACTCACCTTCTGCGATGTCGACCTGTTCGAGATCAACGAGGCGTTCGCCGCGCAGTGCGTCGCGTGCATCAAGCTGCTCGACATCGACCCCGAGAAGGTCAACGTCAGCGGCAGCGGTTGCTCGCTCGGCCATCCGGTCGCCGCGACCGGCGCCCGCATGCTCGTCACTCTCACTCACGAACTGCGCCGCCGCGGCGGTGGCATCGGTGTCGCGTCGATGTGCGCGGGTGGTGGCATGGGTTCGGCCGTCGTGATCGAGGTGCCGGCACCGTGA